The Pyrus communis chromosome 8, drPyrComm1.1, whole genome shotgun sequence region accacacaaaacaacccataatCGTGACGAAAACGCACTAGgggcaaacttgtaatttcatacgtacgtttcgatatttccgggacgggatgtcacaacattaataagtaggtaaattaatttaaatgtaggtaaattagtataatattttataagtaggtaaattaatttaaatgttggtaaattagtataatattttataagtaggtaaattaatttgtatgtaagtaattacataattcaaacaatattattttttcgtataagattgtctttctcttttaaatttggtaaattaatttatatatgttgctaatatttatgatacaagaaaggtaaaatatCCATATGGATTTAATTGCTCATCATAATTAGGATGAGTAATAACATTTATTGACCAAATTAGGATTCTATGGCATAAGCTGTAATTGTATTGTAATAGTTGGTCATATATTTGTCTACATGGTAggctatttgaaatttgggttttatttgaatgtttaaatttagatgggtttttatttggaaaatagGAGTTTCAATGGTCTATATCTAAAGAATCCTAAATAAATCAAAAAATGATTAAACCCATCAGACATTAAACTTATTTGAAATCTACGTCACATTGCCAACGCTTATTGATATGAACTATCGACGTTATATTTACAATATCTATTAAATGTAATACCACTAACAATAGACTGGAAAGTATTCAATTCATTTCAGTCTGGATACTAAATCACGAACGAGAGAGTGAAATTTAAAGGAATAATATTTGAAATctgaaataaaattacaaagaatGATCCATAACTTCCTACAGTTGTATAAAAGATTTAAAATTCCAAAGAACTTACAAAGTAATGAAGGAATGTAACACAAAAAGTTGGATAGATGTAATTAGAAATGCATCTGTAGGATTTATTTCTTCCTCATTATGCCTAAATCCCTTGGTATTTAAAAGTTCATCACCCAAATATACCCTTAAAGAAACTATTACATGAAGATTAGCAAATCAAATACAAGTGGAACTTTTGTTATGGCCAATTGAAACAAGTTTATCGACTACTATATTTGCCTAATAATTGTATAGATAATACattaaataatgaacaaaactgaaaaagtaaggaaaatataaatatgtacACGTTCGGACTTACAAAATAGAGCCAAACTTCGATGCAACATATGCTTGAGCTTTGGAAGAAAAACCCAGAGGTTTCAGGCTACAAAAACTCTTGAACAGATTAGGGTATATTTAGGGAGGGCAATAATGTAAAACCATACTTTCTGTTAAACTAGGATAATATGACAACGAAAGCATCTCAATCGAACGGTGGTCTATCATAACCATTTTTATTTGGGTAGGTGCAAGTGTTGAAATTGAAGGGCTGTGATCAATCATAAGCATCTCCAATCAGACGATGCGTGGTCAATCGAAGGGTTGTGATCAGCCGAGCCTATGAGTGGAACCGGGTTCTGAAGACCTGTATAATTCACGACTAAAACCCAGTTTTTCACGCTCTTTCACTTAATAGCAGCGTCCCCTGCATAAAGCAGTCGCCGTCCACAAGCTCCTCCAGAGGATCGCTCCCTCGTCCACGCCCGCGACTACGACAACCGCACCTCAATCCTCCAACCGCCGTCCAACCAATTAGCCCTAATTTCCCTccaatttcattttcaatttcgtTGCTTTTGCATAATCAAACCATTAATTGGTCCTTTTTTTCATTGGAAGATTgtattttgaatgtttgtttcGGTTGCAGGGTCCTCTTGAACCCGGACTGTATCCAGTCGGAACTCCGATCGGAAACCTCGAATGTATCACTCTACGATGCTCGCTCAATTTCTACATACAAAGTTTGTTAGAGATCAAACCTCGTGACCTGCTCAACCAAACCTTGCAGCTAGCAACAATGGAGGAAGGAGAATTGGGGAAGATACAGTGGAGCACAATTCTCAATTTTCTATATTAATTTTCAACTTGCCTTTGCAACTGAATTACAAAGGCGCATATATGCCTTGCGAATGCCAGATGGCCAAATGCAGAACAATCTAACAACTTATAAGTTCTATTACAATTTTGCCCCAAAAGTTAACATATGAACCCCAACATTTATTTAATATCCTACTTGTGACCAAGCTGATCACAAACCATATCAATACTCCCCCCTTCAATAAAACCTTGTCCACAAGGTTCATACTTGAAAATCTGGAAACTTCATTGTAAAGGTGTCATAATCCTCCCAAGTGGATTCATTTTCATCACGATCGGCCCATTGAATCAACGATTGGACTCCTACAACATTGCCTTTCTGATACATCTTGCGAGCTAGAACTGTCTTAGGAATAGCTTGGAACAAGCCATCATCAGTAACCTGTGGAAGAGTTGCACCAACAACCACATCAATACCCAACTTCGTTTTAAGATTGCTCACGTGAAACACTCGATGTATTTTGGTACCCTCAGGGAGTTTCAATTTGTAATCCACAACTCCAATCCTTTCTAATACTTCATAGGGCCTAAAGTAGCGAGGTTGCAGTTTATGATACTAGTGTAGAGCTAAGGACTGAAGCCGATAGGGTACTAGTCGCAGGTAAACCAAGTCACCAATTGCAAACTCCCTTTCGCTCATTCGCTTGTCAGCTTGAACTTTCATTCGATTTTGAACCAAGTCAAGGTTATGTTTGAGCACATCCAGGATCCTATCCCTCTGTTGTAAGAGTTGCTTCATTGACTCCACCGTTGTAGGCCCTTCTTCATAAAGATAGATATGTGGATGAGGGTAACCATAGACCACTTCAAAAAGGGTCAAGCCAGAAGAAGTGTGATAAAAGGTGTTGAAACACCATTCAGCCCAAGATAACCAGTGCACCCATTTCTTAGGTTGGCCCTCAACAAAACACCTTAAGTAAGTCTCCAAACATCTATTCAACATCTTTGATTGACCATCACTTTGCAGATGGTAACCCGAACTCATTGACAATTTAGATCcctgtaatttaaaaaaattcttccaaaaattGCTCAAAAAGATGGGGATCACTCATGATAGAGCTTGGCATGCCATGGAGCTTAAACACATTATCAAAGAAGACTTGGGCCACTGTGGCAGCACTGTAGGGGTGAGCTAGAGCCATGAAATGGCTATATTTAGACAACCGGTCGACTACCACCATTATGACAGACTTGGTTTTACACAGAGGCAAGCCCACGATAAAGTCCATGCTTATAGCTGTCCACACCTTACTAGGAATAAGCAGGGGTTGTAAAAGTCCAGGAGGAGACactgtttcaaatttgttttgttgACAAATACCACATTGAGACATCAAAGCTTGGATATCCTTCTTCATACCCTGCCAATAATACCTCTTTTTGATCATGTGATAAGTCTTTAAAATGCCCTAATGTGCAGCTGCAAAAGTAGAATGATACTCATCAATGATCTTCTGTCTCCATGGAGAAGTTGGACTAAGTATAATCCTATGTTTGTAGCACAGGAACCCATTGTCCAAAGTATATTTTGATACATCTGAAGACTCTGGTGCTCCTTGTGTGGGAGGGATCACTTCCCTTGTCTTGGCAATCACCTATTCATCATTCTCGATAACACGCCGGAGCTTGTTTAACCACCCAAAGTAGGGGTATGAAATGGCAACACAACTCATCTCAATGGCAGAAGCTGGAAGTTCACCAGTATTAGATTGTAATGTTTCAGGAATTCTCGAGAGGGCATCGGCTACCACATTATCATTGCCCTTCTTGTATTGTATCTGATAATCAAACCCAAGGAGCTTGGAAACCCACTTTTGTTGGGAGGAAGTATTGGCCCTTTAACTGAGAAATTACTTAAGACTGTTGTGGTCAGTCTGTGTAATGAAGTGTCTCCCTTGTAAGTAATTTTGCCATTTCTTCATTGCATGAACTATGGTAATAAGTTTTCTCTCATAAGCAGAGATGGCTTGGTTCTTGGGACCTAAAGCTTTACTCATATAAGCTATGGGTCTTCTTCCTTGTTGCAGGATTACCCCAATGCCATTCCCTGATGCATCACATTCTATCTCAAAGGGCTGTGTAAAATCTAGAAGAGCTAATACATGTGAAGACATCATAAGGGACTTAAGATGGTCAAATGCTTCATGGGCAGTGGCATCCCAAGTAAACCTGTACTTCTTGGTCAAATTGTACAGAGGctaacatattcttccataGCCAGGAATGAACTTCCTGTAATAGCCAGTAAACCCAAGGAAACCCCTTAACCCTTTGACTGTTTTTGGGGGATGCCAATCTTTGATAGCCTCTAGCTTAGATGGGTCAGCTTGCACTCCATCTCGAGAGACTATATATCCTAAATACTCCACACAATTCTGCCTAAATGAACACTTAAAGTGTTTGAGAAATAATTGATTATGTTGTAAAACCTGAAACACGAATTGCAAATGTTGCAAATCATCTGTCCATTGTAAAACCTTGTTTGAATGACAATGAGATCCCAACTGGACTGCTTGTGTGGTGCATAACTGGTTGTACTAGTTATGTGAAACACGGGAAGTTTGAGAGCCCTAATGCGATAAGAGTCATGGAGTTTATGTATTGCAGCTGTCCTATTCTAATCCTTATCTGATATACACTAGTATATCAAGTCATGATGGGACTAAAACTCTTTGAGATAGAGATCAACACTCCTTCTGTTAATAGGCTGGACCGAGTGGATCTCTATCGATGAATGATTGTATAAATAGTTGAAGTCCCTGCTTCCACACTAAGGTTTCCTTAAATATCTAAAACCCTATTCATTTAGAGAGGAGAATTAACGAGTGTTGGAAGTAGAAGACCGCATCTGTTGCTTTCATAATGGCGATGCCTCCAGGTAAGTTGATTTCTTGTAATGCACGGGATATGCGTACTGTAACCCTAGGTCGTGTTGGTTTGTCATGCAGTTGTAATTTGATTGTTCATATTACTGCTTACATCCATGTCTTATTGTAGACCAAAATGTCATAAAAAAAAGACAAGAACAAATTTCCTTAGAAAAGGTTTGAACAAATCATTCATGAGGTTTTGAAATGTGGCTGGGGCATTAGTGAGTCCAAAAGGCATCACTAAAAACTCGTAGTGGCCCTCATGGGTGTGGAATGCAGTTTTCTCAATGTATTCGAGACTCATGAGTATTTGATGATACCCGGATCGAAGATCAAGTTTAGAGAAGTAGACTGCACCAAAGAGCTCATCGAGCAAATCATTAATAAGCGGGATTGGATACTTATCCTTCACAGTCAGTGCATTTAGCTCCTTGTAATCAATACACATATGCCAAAtgccttttttcttcttaaacaAAAGGACATGGAAGGAAAAAGGATTATGGCTGGATCGAATAAACCCCGAGTCAAGTAATTCTTGCATAGCTTGTTCAATTTCAGACTTCTGCATAGGACCATAATGATATGGCCTTAAATTTGGAGGTTTGGCTCCTGCAACCAAAGGAATGTGGTGGTCGTGACCCTGAGAAGGTGGGAGCTTAGAAGGTAACACAAAGATGTCTTCAAAAGCCCAAAGTAACTTATGTAGTTCTTGTGAATGTTAAGGAGATAATGCAGAATTGTGTAATGACTGACCCTTCATAGAATAGAGGAAGAGACCCAAATGAGAGTTAGAAAACTCTTTATCTAAGTGTTGCAATGAAACTTCCTGAATAATGGGGCAATGTGTGGGTTGTGAGTAAGTTTGTAGTGATGAGCATTGGCAGAAAATTCCATGGTCAATAATTGGAAGTCTCAGAGAGCAGGACTTACAAAAGACAACCACTAGACCCCAAGCACTATGTCATAACCACCTAAGGGAAAAGAGTATAGGTCAACTACACAATTGTACCTGCCCAAACAAAGGGCAGTGTTCCTATAACAACCAGAGCTCCGAATTGTTCCTCCATCAGCGATCATAACCTCAAAGGCTTGAGTACTTTGTGCTTGGCGACTCCATTTCTTAAGCAACTTAGAATTGATGAAATTATGAGTACACCCGGAGTCCAATAAGATCTTAACATATTGTCCAAGAACCACACCATCAACCTTCATAGTTCGAACTAACTGTTTGGCAATGGTGCCATAGAAAGCACACTCACTTAGGGACATTGCCAATAACTCAGGAGTAGCATCATCAACATCAGTGAATTCGCATAGAGCATCAGAATCAACAACATCCAACATAAGTAATTGTTTTAGGCCACATTTATGTGCCTTAGTCCATTTATCAGGACAAAACCAACATTCTCCTTTGTCTCTCTTCAATTGAATCTCGGCTGGAGTTAATTTCTTAACAGGCAAAGAACCAGCTCGAGAACCTGTAGGGGCATTAGGAGGATGAAGTAGCGGTTGAGATTTAACAGGGAAAGAATTTCTAGGTGCAGTTGTTCTCAGCTTAGTAAGTTTAGAGTCTAATTGCCCAGCAATAACGATAACCTCATGTACATTTGCAGGTTTCAAAAACATAGCCACCACACCAtgcttcatttttatttattttattttgcgcTATATCAATTTATACAcaatgaaatataaaataaaatatagcaACCAAAATTCTAGACTATGTAAGGACCTTCGTTTGAGTCTTGCACAAGACCTCATAAATCTCAGGACTGGTCATGTATACAGAAGTGTTAAAATCAATCATTCCCCAAAACTAAATAGTTATCCAACGGGAATCGCAAATGAACAGCCATgctttcaaacaaagaacagcCTTCCAAAACCAAAATTCCTGACGTAGAAGGCAAGTTCGAAATCGAATGCGAAAGCGGTGCAGCTCCTGACGGTGGGGAGTTATCGGAGACGTGGCCGCCTCGTCCGGAAGGAAACTGACTGAATGAAAATGCCCGCAGTTCCTTGTTTTTGGGTCTTGGATGAGAATATATTAAGGCCCATTGGGCTATACTTCTTGTAATTAATTTGGGTCAAATAGTTGAGATTGGATCCAAATCCAACTGTCGAACTTCAGTTATGTGCTTAGAGTCCATAGGAAATGCTATTTGCTTTGTAACAAGTGTTATTGAATGATTTCTTGTAATTCTTCTTACAATGGAATGAGTAAAGAATGAATAATAATTATGTGCCGAATTTGCTATTTATGTGAGTACTACTTTAGCTTAATTCGTATATCTCCTACACTTCATAAAATATTTATGAAATGTAATAGCACTAATGAGAGTTCAACGTCATATCAACATTATCTATGAAATGTAATAGCACTAGTGAGAGACCGAAAAAGAAAAATCgtgtatttaatttattttggtttGGATGCTAAATCACGAACGAAAGGTTGGAATTTAAAGGAATTGTTCTCAAAATTTGGAATCTGAAATAAAACTACAAAGAAGGATCCCCTAACTTCTTGTAGTTGTATAAAAGTTCAATACCAATTTATGTTGTTGGCtccattttaatattatttagtgGTGTATACAACATGCATGAAAACAGAAGATACTAGTACGACCCtatatgaatgcatgaaaattGCAGTAACCGGTTCAAATTGAAGGTAGAAGATAAGTTACTCAACAAGAAAAATCATCACTTTCAATCTAAAGcaccaaatttaaaaaaatattatcgtATTGCAAATTGAGAAATTGGCAAACAACCAAGAACGCACATGAATGTACATTTTCCAAACCCTTCCATACGTCAAATAGAGATTTCCAAACCCCTCAACACGTGGAAGAGAGATTTCCTCTTAAGATTGATTTCTTCCATTCCTAACTACCCAACCAAGCCATAGAAAGCAAGTGGAGCTCCTCCCGAGTCAAGGCATAAAATTCCACACAATCATATAAAAGCAATTAAGGATGGTTATTAAACAAGAATAagaagaggagaaggaagacatGAGCATTTTTTAACCTAAATATTGCTTACAGaaataatacatacatacatacatatatgtatgtatgtatgtatgtatgtatataagaGCAAAAAGCGAGGACCTCAGTTGGTCAAGATGGAGCCAAACTGAGAAAACTGGCAAACAACCATGACAGCACGTTTGTGTACATTTTTCCCACGTCAAAGAGAGATTTCCAAACACTTTAATACGTCAAAGAGAGATTTCCAAACACTTCAATATGCCAAAGAGAGATTTCAGAACCCCTCAATACGCCAAAGTGATATTTCCTAACACTTCACAACTaaatgaccttagttttaattgattttttgcaaatgCGATTTTTATAGAgcgatttataatatgaacggttctgatcataaatATGAAGTTATATGAATCGGcaacgaacaattttgagtagaaaaTCCTATTCATACTTCGAGTAATCAAGTATTGTTCTTTTTGTTAGGAGAGCGAAAGCGTTAGTTGATTAGATACTTAGTTGTTAGGGGAAAGAGGAAACTGTGGAGAAATCCACACCAAAGTGCATATACATAATTATTTTCCGCCACTGCTGTAAATCATCATCAGCATGATGGATTGCTATTATTCAAAAATGATTTCCCATTAGGGGTCTAAACAGAGGAATGCAAAGAGGTAAACAGGGAGTGTAAAAATCAATCACTCCTAGAAACGAAATGATTATCCAACGGCCCCGAAGGATTGTGGATGAAATTAAAACTCAAGATTGcttgaaaaataacaaaataaggATATTCTCTAAGATAACATCCATAAAAAGGGACAaagtttaatatttaaaatcaCATAAAGAAAACCAAATGTGTGTTCCATTGAAATGGTTAGATTGTAGACCGTAGTAAAAGGTTTATTAGCTGCATGCCATCACCCTGCAGTATTCTTGaatatatataacaaatgaAATCATGTTGTATAATATTAACAAGTACTTAAGGGCTCGTAAGATATCTAGGAATGGGTTAGATTGTTTAACTCTCATTATATCTGTTAGGAGTAATGAAGTACTACAAGCTCATCAAATGTGTAAAGCACCGGATAAGGATTTGTATATGTTAGCTAAGGAGCTGCTGAGTCAGCACATTTAGTTAGATTTGGTATCCAATCACACATGAATGATATACAGTTACAcaattatctctctctctctacatttctctctctctctaaaagctTAGGTTTCTTCTTAACTAAGATAACATTTTCTACGTTATCGACGTatgtcaaaggaaaaaaaaaaaaaaaaaaatgtgttcaatGCGAAGGTATAAGATGAATTTTTTATTGAGAAAACTTATCACCTTCAATTCTCCAGAAATTGTATGACTTAAAGGGATAAGTTTCTTTCATGCATAATCTTCTTCTAAtcccctaaaaataaaaatcattcaCTTTTGTCTTCAATTGAACTTGAATCTTATCTAATCAATTTAATGAATCTTAAATACCAAACAAGCATAAAAGATAATATCGCATTGCAAATTgagcaaattgaaaaaaaaaaaaagaaatgtgtTCAAACCCGTCGAAGGGGTTTGCGTCAAAGAGAAATTTCCACAGTTCCACTAGTCAAGTAAAGTGAAAATGACCACCTTATTTTTGGAGTAAAGAACATTTTGCAACGTTGGTTTTACGCTACCTACAATTTAGTCAATgttttagaaaaattaatgtTATATTACTTGGTTTTCAATGGAATTATCAACAAAACTGGTATTCTTTTAAACAAGACTTGATGGACCAACTTTTTTCTTACACGACCACCAGAATGATGTCACATATGTCACTCTTCGTctctatttaaaattttaaatgtttcataaaaaaaaataataataaataaaagcgTATCATTCGTTCTTCCTTGTTTCTTCCTCCCTCCTGGGTTCTACCACGTTAGCGATCCCTCATTTCTTTTGTATATGTTCTCCTATCTCAAGCACACAAAAATGTTAAAACTAATAACTAAAAGTGAGATGGTAACAAACAGACCAAGTTAAATAATTCTTGGCACTGCATGTCTAGTTTAATACAtgtaataaataaatcaaaaaatGATTAAGCCCATCACACATTAAACTTATTCGAAATCTACATCACATTACCAACGCTTATTGATTTGAAATATCGACGTTATATTTACAATATCTATTAAATGTAATACCACTAACAATAGACTGgaaaatattcaatttattttagtttggatGCTAAATCACAAACAAGAGAGTGAGatttaaaagaataatattCAAAATctgaaataaaattacaaagaagGATCCATTACTTCCTACAgttgtataaaataattaaaattccaAAGAACTTACAAGTGATGAAGGAATGTAACACAAAAAGTTGGATAGATGTAATTAGAAATGCATCTACATGATTTATTTCTTCCTCATTATGCCTAAATCCCTTGATATTTGAAAGTTCATCACCCAAACATATCCTTAAAAGAAACTGTTACAAGAAGATTAGCAAATCAAATACAAGTGGAACTTTTGTCATGACCAATTGAAACAAGTTTATCGACTACTGTATCAGCCTAATAATTGTATAGATAATGCATTAAATAATGCACAAAACTGAAAAAggtaaggaaaatataaatatgtacACGTTCGGGCTTACAAAATAGAGCCAAACTTCGATGCTACATATGCTTGAGCTTTGGAAGAAAACCTCTGGGTTTCAGGCTACAAAAAGGCCACTTCAAGACTGTTTTAGATCCCGTGAGCAGTAATGTTAGATTGTTCCCTGTTTCGAAAACTTGTAGATAAAGTATGAGCTACAGACGTAACCAGAGTTGAACATGAACTTAAATACAAAAGATGGGTATGCCGATGCTCAAAACTCTTCAACAGATTAGGGTATATTTAGTGAGGGTAATAATGTAAAACCATACATTCTTTTAAACTAGGATAATATAACTATGAAAGCATCTCCAATCAAACGGTGGTCAATCATAACTATTTTTATTTGGGTAGGTGCAAGTGTTGAAATTGAAGGGCTGTGATCTATCATAAGCATCTCCAATCAAAGCTGCGTGGTCAATCGAAGGGCTGTGATCAGCCGAGCCTATGAGTAGAACCGGGTTCTGAAGACCCGTATAATTCACGACTAAAACCCAGTTTTTCACGCTCTTTCACTTAATAGCAGCGTCCCCTGCATAAAGCAGTCGCCGTCCGCAAGCTCCTCCAGAGGATCGCTCCCTCGTCCACGCCCGCGACTACGACAACCGCACCTCAATCCTCCAACCGCCGTCGAACCAATTACCCCCAATTTCCCTccaatttcattttcaatttcgtTGCTTTTGCATAATCAAAATATTAGTTTATGTTTTTTCCATTGGAAGATTgtattttgaatgtttgtttcGGTTGCAGGGTCCTCTTGAATCCGGACTGTATCTAGTCGGAACTCCGATCAGAAACCTTGAAGGTATCACTCTACTTTATTCATGTGCCCAAGACATTATTATGAGATTATTATAATTTGCGCGCATTGATCTCTTCTCAAGGTTGTTTGCTCCCACTGACATTATTATCACTTCAATTGCAGTATCTCCCACCTTCTAGTTGAAGGATGTAATGGTGTGCCAGTAGGTAATCATTACCTATTATTTCATTCTTAAATGTGGTCACACATTTCTAATCACCATGATTTACTAAGTATCCATTTAAATTTAGACATGGGTCGACACAATGTTATAAATATATGTCGGAATAAAACATTGGTTTTAGGTTTCTATCCACCTTTATGTCGTGTAACTATCACACACATGGTAGCTAACCTCTAAATTAAGTATTTATGATTGGATAAAATTCACCGCAATCATAGAACCCATAATAACAAGGATGTTCGGATTGGAATTCGTGCCTAGCTCTAGAACAATTTCTTCCCTAAAAGTCCTTTGCCTCTTATGTTTAATCATTTACTTATCATGGTTTGACTGGATATAATTCACATGAACCCTGTCACTTATAAGTGGAAGTGAAATTCCACTAAATGGTAATATAGTTGGTATTCGACATATATTAAATGAATTAtttagagatgatctttaaCGAGTCAAAATAGTTTACTATAATGTTGATACAGAAATTATATCACAACGTAAGGGAAATAACTCGTTACCTATAAAGAGCCAAGTACTATCCAACATTACATTTAAAATGTTCAAAGTTCTTTTCGATAGCCagccaatttttttcttaacttttAGAACAAGTAGTGCAGTTGAGGCTTTCACTCATCGTATACCACGTAAAATGCAATTGTTACATGTATTAACTTCAATCTTTGGTGCAGGCAAAGCTACGTGTGGATGAAAGCATCCCTGTTATTCCTGTACCTGGGCCGTCCGCTAATGTGGTTGCTCTCTCTCTGCCTCTGGCCTCTTGGACCCTAGATCCCAGTGGGGAATAACCGTGCTCGTCAAGTTTTCAAGCATTGGAGGAGAAGATCACATGGATAGACGAAAGGCAATGAAAGTTTCAGGAGTTCGTGCATACAATGAGGCTAGCAAccgattatttatttatttatttttgttagtttGGAATTTAAGTAGACATTtaattttgagaagaaaaaaaattagtacatATGTTAAGCAACAATCGTCTTAATGATTTTAGAATATTTGAAtgaatttcaataaaattttaacaGTATGCTCCAATTTAGTTGGTTTCAAAATGAAGAAACTtgaaagaatataaaaaatacTACTATTGTTGAGGTTACTAGGGAGTAGAATACTCAGATCAGACATTTGGTTTACACCATGAGTCCATCATGAAACTTGAAAGAATATACTACTATTACTAACGTGTAGAATTCTCTTCCCTCCTAATTCAATcccctttcttcttccttcttctcttcTCACATTGTCTTTTGTCTTTCTATAAAACGGTTAAAACAAGATGTTAATTTGGCTTAGTCGTAACTGTTCAAAAAGGAAGGGAGAGAAGGGGAGGGAGATTAGAAGGGAAAAGAATCATACTCCAGCTACTTGGACACACAAATTGACACTTATGTTTGACACACACTTTAATATAAGAGAAATCTACATACAATGGTAGAGCTCACATGTACTAGAAATAAATAGGGTGTCAACAAGAATGTTAATATTGTGTGTCCGAATAGTTTTATTGTACTATCATATATATTAGAACAAACCTTATATCAtgagaaaacaaacaaacaagaacAGAAAAAGTCATACTATTTGAATACACAAAATTAACACTCTTTAATATAGGTGCATACATACAATGGTAGGACCCACCTCTATAGTGTGTGTGGGTAAATTTTGTGCATCTAAATTGTTTTATTCAAACTCAAAATACATAATGAAAAGTACAATCTAGTCCCTAATCCTTCTTTTCAT contains the following coding sequences:
- the LOC137742814 gene encoding uncharacterized protein, encoding MKHGVVAMFLKPANVHEVIVIAGQLDSKLTKLRTTAPRNSFPVKSQPLLHPPNAPTGSRAGSLPVKKLTPAEIQLKRDKGECWFCPDKWTKAHKCGLKQLLMLDVVDSDALCEFTDVDDATPELLAMSLSECAFYGTIAKQLVRTMKVDGVVLGQYVKILLDSGCTHNFINSKLLKKWSRQAQSTQAFEVMIADGGTIRSSDIFVLPSKLPPSQGHDHHIPLVAGAKPPNLRPYHYGPMQKSEIEQAMQELLDSGFIRSSHNPFSFHVLLFKKKKGIWHMCIDYKELNALTVKDKYPIPLINDLLDELFGAVYFSKLDLRSGQNCVEYLGYIVSRDGVQADPSKLEAIKDWHPPKTVKGLRGFLGFTGYYRKFIPGYGRILSPPGLLQPLLIPSKVWTAISMDFIVGLPLCKTKSVIMVVVDRLSKYSHFMALAHPYSAATVAQGSKLSMSSGYHLQSDGQSKMLNRCLETYLRCFVEGQPKKWVHWLSWAEWCFNTFYHTSSGLTLFEVVYGYPHPHIYLYEEGPTTVESMKQLLQQRDRILDVLKHNLDLVQNRMKVQADKRMSEREFAIGDLVYLRLVTDDGLFQAIPKTVLARKMYQKGNVVGVQSLIQWADRDENESTWEDYDTFTMKFPDFQV